In the genome of uncultured Pseudomonas sp., the window CGTCAAGGACAGCAAGCTCAAGGTCCAGGCGGCGATTCAGGGCGAGCAGGTGCGCATCACCGGCAAGAAGCGTGATGACCTGCAGGAGGCGATTGCCGCCCTGCGGGCCAAGGAGTTCGGTATGCCCTTGCAGTTCAATAACTTCCGCGATTAAGGCGTGAGTATTGAACCTTGTGGTCGTGCCGGCGTCGCAACGCTGCACGTGCAGTAAAAACCGCCACGGCTTGCCGTGGCGGTTTGTTTTTAAGCTTTACAAGGATTATTAGATGGACTTTAACCTCGAACAACTCGTGAAAATGTCGGAAGCCTGGCTACCGGTCGTACTGGAATACAGTGGCAAGTTGACGCTGGCCCTGATCACCCTGCTGATCGGTTGGTGGCTGGTTGGCAAACTCACCAGCAGCATTGGCCGTTTGCTGGATATGCGTCAGGTCGACCGCGCGCTGGGGAGTTTTATCCGCAGCCTGGTCGGCATCGTGCTCAAGGTGTTGCTGCTGGTCAGTGTCGCCTCGATGATCGGGGTGGAAACCACGTCCTTTATCGCGGTGATCGGTGCCGCAGGCCTGGCCATTGGCCTGGCACTGCAAGGCAGTCTGGCGAACTTTGCGGGCGGGGTCTTGATCATGCTGTTTCGCCCGTTCCGCGCAGGCGACTGGATCGAGGCACAAGGCGTAGCGGGCAGTGTCGACAGCATTCAGATTTTCCATACCACGCTGAAAACTGCCGATAACAAAGTGGTCATCGTGCCCAACGGCAGCTTGTCGAATGGCCATATCACCAACTATTCGCGCGAGCCCAAGCGACGTGTCGATATCAATGTGGGTATCGATTACTCCAGTGATATCAAAAAGGCC includes:
- a CDS encoding mechanosensitive ion channel domain-containing protein, which encodes MDFNLEQLVKMSEAWLPVVLEYSGKLTLALITLLIGWWLVGKLTSSIGRLLDMRQVDRALGSFIRSLVGIVLKVLLLVSVASMIGVETTSFIAVIGAAGLAIGLALQGSLANFAGGVLIMLFRPFRAGDWIEAQGVAGSVDSIQIFHTTLKTADNKVVIVPNGSLSNGHITNYSREPKRRVDINVGIDYSSDIKKARDVLLEIAKDPRVHSEPAPVVFVTGLGDSAVNLSMRVWVATPDYWPVTFAFTEQTKERMDEAGIGIPFPQRVVHLVQQSS